A single Paenibacillus sp. FSL R5-0517 DNA region contains:
- a CDS encoding YitT family protein, which translates to MKKRITDILFIMAGAFLFALAVNLFVIPNDLAEGGVTGITIILYYLFEWSPGLMNLILNGILLIVGYRFLDKTTTVYTIIAVVFNSLFLHLTESWTIDSHELWINTIFGGLFAGLGIGLIVRVGGTTAGTVILARLANKYLDWNISYGLLFFDLIVAFSSFFIIGPQGLMCTIVLLFVGTKTMEFIIEGLNPKKAVMIISSKQDEIAKQVIEKMDRGVTVLSGHGYYTKNKKEILYIVISKQEVSMLKKIVRAEDEIAFITIHDVRDVFGEGFIELSKT; encoded by the coding sequence ATGAAGAAACGAATTACGGATATTCTATTTATTATGGCAGGTGCATTTCTGTTTGCGCTGGCGGTGAACCTGTTCGTCATCCCGAACGATTTGGCTGAAGGCGGGGTAACGGGTATAACGATTATTTTGTATTACCTGTTTGAATGGTCACCAGGACTGATGAACCTGATCCTGAACGGTATTTTGTTAATTGTGGGATACCGGTTTCTAGATAAAACGACTACGGTGTATACGATTATTGCGGTTGTGTTCAATTCATTGTTCCTGCATCTGACAGAGAGCTGGACCATTGACTCGCATGAGCTGTGGATTAATACGATATTTGGTGGATTGTTTGCCGGTCTTGGGATCGGCTTGATTGTTAGAGTAGGGGGAACAACAGCCGGAACCGTTATCTTGGCACGGCTTGCCAATAAATATTTGGATTGGAACATCAGTTATGGATTATTATTTTTTGATCTGATTGTGGCATTCTCATCTTTCTTCATTATAGGGCCGCAAGGTCTGATGTGTACGATTGTCTTGCTGTTCGTGGGGACCAAAACGATGGAGTTCATTATTGAAGGACTCAATCCGAAAAAGGCGGTTATGATCATCTCCTCCAAACAGGATGAGATTGCGAAGCAAGTGATTGAGAAGATGGACCGTGGTGTAACCGTGTTATCCGGACATGGGTATTACACGAAAAATAAGAAAGAGATCCTCTACATTGTCATTAGCAAGCAGGAAGTTTCCATGCTGAAGAAGATTGTACGAGCGGAAGATGAGATTGCTTTTATCACCATTCATGACGTGCGTGATGTATTCGGGGAAGGATTTATCGAACTTTCCAAAACTTAA
- a CDS encoding ROK family protein: MAGTPQYIRNLNENLIMDALITQGTMSRADISRQTGLSKPTVSLAVEHLIDRNLVKEMGRADNAQGRKATLIRFNETAYYVCGIDIGATRIRIALSDLTGEIIAYRTHPMVVQEGQERAEATMLELLRGHLNELLDENHLNWDQIQCIGFGIPGVVLPDSGRIHRIVDPLVGLEQAFSLESLSGAFPCEVILENDVNLAALGEYRSGAAAGCNLFVFFSIGTGTGAGIMVHGQLLRGLGGLTGEIAEMLMEDGRRLEEVLSADGLMQLAKRHLNPHDELLQVADSGADVNVVAVADDLHRHLTPEKLFEAARNGEIDALDILQQYSQMIASALRHISVVLAPDLIVLGGGVGGNGDVLLPLLRQVISEQFPVQPQLICSKLGEQAVVTGAVQVAIKQTMLNLQQEALE, encoded by the coding sequence ATGGCTGGCACACCGCAATATATCCGTAATCTGAATGAAAACCTCATTATGGATGCCCTGATAACTCAGGGAACCATGTCTAGAGCGGATATCAGCCGTCAGACCGGACTTAGTAAACCAACGGTGTCGTTGGCTGTAGAACATCTGATTGACCGTAATCTGGTGAAGGAAATGGGGAGAGCTGACAATGCTCAGGGTCGCAAAGCAACCCTCATCCGTTTCAATGAAACGGCTTATTATGTCTGTGGTATAGATATCGGCGCAACACGTATTCGGATCGCATTATCCGATCTGACTGGAGAAATCATTGCCTATCGAACACATCCCATGGTTGTCCAAGAAGGTCAGGAGCGAGCGGAAGCGACGATGCTGGAGCTTCTTCGAGGCCATCTGAATGAATTGCTTGATGAGAATCATCTGAACTGGGATCAGATTCAGTGCATCGGGTTCGGTATACCGGGCGTAGTCTTGCCTGATTCGGGACGTATCCATCGTATTGTGGACCCGTTAGTTGGTCTGGAACAAGCATTCTCTCTAGAGTCGTTGTCAGGCGCTTTTCCCTGTGAAGTGATTCTGGAAAATGATGTGAATCTTGCGGCGCTTGGGGAGTATCGAAGTGGTGCAGCAGCAGGTTGTAACTTGTTTGTTTTTTTCTCCATCGGTACAGGGACGGGCGCTGGCATTATGGTACATGGCCAACTGCTACGAGGTCTTGGTGGGTTAACCGGAGAGATCGCAGAGATGTTGATGGAGGATGGCCGTCGTCTGGAGGAAGTGCTGTCAGCCGATGGTCTGATGCAGTTGGCGAAACGTCACCTTAATCCGCATGATGAACTATTGCAAGTTGCTGATTCGGGTGCGGATGTAAATGTAGTTGCAGTTGCAGATGATCTTCACAGACACTTGACTCCCGAGAAGTTATTTGAAGCCGCACGCAATGGAGAAATAGATGCCTTGGATATTTTACAACAATACAGCCAGATGATTGCTTCAGCTCTGCGTCATATTAGCGTTGTGCTTGCTCCAGATCTTATTGTGCTTGGCGGGGGCGTAGGAGGAAATGGCGATGTATTATTGCCTTTACTGAGACAGGTCATATCTGAGCAATTCCCGGTGCAACCACAGCTAATCTGCTCCAAGCTTGGTGAGCAGGCTGTTGTCACTGGCGCAGTGCAGGTGGCCATAAAACAAACGATGCTGAACCTTCAGCAGGAAGCGTTGGAATAA
- a CDS encoding ROK family protein, producing MTEFLKNVSNDYSSNQDGTVGGDLSGWIAGIDIGGTKTLMLLSSRQAGSKVHERILPTRVSDQPDEFFRWLFAELDTFCREVGCRLDQLSGAGLGFPGVILQDEGVLRSAPAFQWAEQDIRPVIAKYYSGNIMLDNDVNMAAMGEYDQGAAQGHQHCVMVTVGTGIGAALILNGQLYSGQNGAAGEIGHFIAGDEGLHTGYVADADSFGVFEQATSGTGITEQARRYFKEGKGSALSLVMSLAGGEVQQIEARHVFKAAESDDVAALEILELPMRYMARGLANITALLNPSMIVIGGGVAASNPSYYLNEVRTRLERYTVLPARLAVAELGNRAGAIGALAVIRSSLARTYH from the coding sequence ATGACAGAATTCTTGAAAAACGTAAGTAATGATTATTCGTCTAATCAGGATGGTACGGTTGGAGGTGATCTATCCGGTTGGATTGCAGGTATTGATATTGGAGGCACCAAAACATTGATGCTTTTGTCATCACGACAGGCTGGAAGCAAAGTTCATGAACGTATCTTGCCTACGCGTGTCAGTGATCAGCCGGATGAGTTCTTCCGATGGTTATTCGCTGAACTGGACACCTTCTGCCGCGAGGTTGGATGCCGTCTGGATCAACTTTCTGGTGCAGGCTTGGGATTCCCTGGTGTCATTCTGCAAGATGAGGGAGTACTGCGAAGTGCTCCGGCTTTTCAGTGGGCTGAGCAAGATATTCGCCCTGTGATTGCGAAGTATTACAGCGGAAACATCATGTTGGATAATGATGTGAATATGGCTGCAATGGGAGAATATGATCAAGGGGCAGCACAGGGACATCAACATTGTGTAATGGTCACGGTTGGAACAGGTATTGGAGCTGCTCTTATCCTGAATGGGCAACTCTACAGCGGACAAAATGGAGCAGCAGGTGAGATTGGGCATTTCATTGCAGGAGATGAAGGACTTCATACGGGTTATGTTGCGGATGCGGATTCCTTTGGTGTATTTGAGCAAGCGACTTCAGGTACGGGAATTACTGAACAAGCAAGACGTTATTTTAAAGAGGGTAAGGGAAGTGCCTTATCTCTGGTCATGAGTCTGGCAGGAGGTGAAGTGCAGCAGATTGAAGCCAGACATGTATTCAAGGCAGCCGAATCAGATGATGTTGCTGCACTTGAGATTCTTGAACTGCCTATGCGTTATATGGCTAGAGGTCTGGCGAATATTACGGCTTTACTTAATCCTTCCATGATTGTAATCGGTGGAGGTGTGGCAGCATCCAACCCATCCTATTATCTAAATGAAGTGCGTACACGTCTCGAGCGTTATACCGTTCTGCCTGCACGTTTAGCTGTAGCTGAACTTGGTAATAGAGCAGGAGCAATCGGGGCATTGGCTGTAATCAGGTCGAGTCTGGCACGGACATACCATTAG
- a CDS encoding MFS transporter, protein MRNRHMKAYTEKIKADSTDARRVLLKLQGLYLFMGLAGGMFNPYINPILVAQGFSSKETGFIMAFGTLVSIILQPIWGILVDKFKKTRFVLIISLLVPASLAYFYNIQVYIILILIYTLCTIFQVTQIPVADSYAVTAARAANTSYGMIRLFGSIGTGVGGFAAGMYLSQFSIHMLWLPFLMFNVLSAILASTLPRQTSISSSSVTFSVGLARLLRNRTFLLFLTGCFLVNQTLTAFNSFFVISFQMAGGSVKMTGTALLLASITNVPSMLAAAFVLRKWGHERTMLLAAGAYMLRWGIQWLWPTPEVMIGVQVLHGLSFGFFYIAAVEYVASVTGREMQATGQSLFNMVFAGLGGIVGNMLNGYLLDSGGPSLMYLACTISAALGSVILYIVSRQAKDERRSYSLE, encoded by the coding sequence ATGAGAAATAGACATATGAAGGCTTACACAGAGAAAATAAAAGCCGATTCTACTGATGCAAGACGTGTTTTGCTCAAATTACAGGGCCTGTATCTGTTTATGGGACTTGCCGGGGGGATGTTTAACCCGTACATCAATCCCATTTTGGTTGCACAAGGTTTTTCCAGTAAAGAAACCGGATTTATCATGGCGTTTGGCACACTTGTATCTATTATTCTTCAACCTATATGGGGAATTCTGGTAGATAAATTCAAAAAGACACGGTTCGTACTGATAATTAGCCTGCTCGTTCCTGCATCGTTAGCGTACTTCTACAATATTCAAGTGTACATTATATTAATATTGATTTATACTTTATGCACTATATTCCAAGTGACACAAATACCTGTGGCTGACTCCTATGCGGTTACCGCCGCGAGAGCAGCCAACACCTCATATGGCATGATCCGACTCTTCGGGAGCATAGGAACCGGAGTTGGAGGATTTGCAGCAGGGATGTATCTCTCTCAGTTTTCCATTCACATGTTATGGCTGCCGTTTCTGATGTTTAACGTTCTAAGCGCCATACTGGCAAGCACACTCCCCCGGCAGACGAGCATATCCTCGTCCTCGGTAACCTTCTCCGTAGGTTTGGCAAGATTGCTCCGAAACCGGACATTCCTTCTATTTCTAACAGGTTGTTTCCTGGTTAACCAAACGCTCACTGCGTTTAACTCCTTTTTTGTTATTTCATTTCAGATGGCTGGCGGTTCTGTGAAGATGACAGGTACAGCGCTATTGCTTGCATCAATCACCAATGTTCCATCCATGTTGGCAGCGGCATTCGTACTCCGAAAATGGGGGCATGAACGCACGATGTTGCTTGCAGCCGGTGCGTATATGTTACGTTGGGGAATACAATGGCTATGGCCAACGCCTGAGGTAATGATTGGCGTTCAGGTACTGCATGGGTTGTCCTTCGGATTCTTCTATATCGCAGCAGTGGAATATGTGGCTTCGGTTACGGGACGGGAAATGCAGGCCACGGGACAAAGTTTATTTAACATGGTGTTTGCCGGCCTGGGCGGAATTGTTGGTAATATGCTTAATGGATATTTGCTCGATTCCGGCGGTCCATCACTGATGTATCTGGCTTGTACGATTAGTGCAGCATTAGGATCGGTGATTCTGTATATCGTCAGCAGGCAGGCCAAAGATGAAAGAAGATCATACTCATTAGAATAG